Proteins from a genomic interval of Chloroherpetonaceae bacterium:
- a CDS encoding TRAP transporter small permease subunit, with protein sequence MKAYIRFVSAINDAIGKAAALLNLAIVALVSIDVVVRYFFKQTSAFFYEMEWHLFSLLFLLSAGWTLRHDRHVRVDIFYAKLSDQRKALVNLLGTLIFLLPFCIVIIATGVPYTLNAFVSNEASPDSGGLPFRWIIKSSIVVGTGLLLLQGIGLLLESLSMLRQTKENSN encoded by the coding sequence ATGAAGGCTTACATCCGATTCGTTAGCGCAATCAATGACGCAATTGGCAAAGCCGCAGCACTTCTCAACCTTGCTATCGTGGCACTGGTCTCCATTGATGTAGTGGTGCGGTATTTCTTCAAGCAAACCAGTGCCTTTTTCTATGAAATGGAGTGGCATCTTTTCTCCTTGCTTTTTCTTCTCTCGGCAGGTTGGACGCTGCGCCACGATCGACATGTGCGGGTTGATATTTTCTACGCAAAACTTTCAGACCAGCGAAAGGCACTTGTTAATCTTCTTGGCACACTCATTTTCCTTTTGCCTTTCTGCATCGTGATTATTGCGACTGGCGTGCCCTACACCCTCAATGCCTTCGTCTCGAATGAAGCGTCTCCTGACTCAGGGGGCCTGCCATTTCGCTGGATTATTAAATCGTCTATCGTCGTTGGAACGGGTTTGCTTTTATTGCAAGGCATTGGGCTGCTCTTGGAAAGCCTCTCTATGCTGAGACAAACAAAGGAGAATTCTAACTAA
- the gmhA gene encoding D-sedoheptulose 7-phosphate isomerase — translation MLDTVLDRKTLQLAYIRETLEYSAELKRRLARENAEEIFRMAECITEAFKRGNKLLICGNGGSAADAQHIATEFTIRYRSTVNRPAMPAIALTTDSSALTGGANDLGYDNVFARLVEAWGKPGDVLLGISTSGNSESVIRAIKYAKEHSLSTLALLGNTGGKMKGLADIEVVVPHQGAADRIQESHIAIAHIIIQLVEENFGYTDTAR, via the coding sequence ATGCTGGATACAGTCTTAGACCGCAAAACTTTGCAGCTTGCCTACATTCGCGAAACGCTTGAATACAGTGCGGAGCTAAAGCGCCGCTTGGCACGAGAAAATGCCGAAGAGATTTTCCGAATGGCAGAGTGTATTACTGAAGCCTTCAAGCGAGGCAACAAGCTTTTGATATGTGGCAACGGTGGCAGTGCCGCTGACGCACAACACATCGCAACAGAATTTACCATTCGCTACCGCAGCACCGTTAATCGTCCAGCTATGCCAGCAATTGCGCTTACCACCGATAGCTCGGCGCTGACTGGTGGGGCCAATGACCTTGGCTACGATAATGTCTTTGCACGCCTTGTGGAAGCATGGGGCAAACCCGGCGATGTGCTCTTGGGCATTTCGACAAGCGGCAACTCAGAGAGCGTCATTCGTGCAATCAAATATGCCAAAGAGCACAGCCTAAGCACACTGGCTCTGCTCGGCAATACGGGTGGCAAGATGAAGGGGTTAGCAGATATTGAAGTCGTCGTGCCGCATCAGGGCGCCGCAGACAGAATCCAAGAAAGCCACATCGCCATTGCGCACATTATCATTCAGCTTGTAGAAGAAAACTTTGGCTACACCGACACAGCCAGA
- a CDS encoding aminotransferase class I/II-fold pyridoxal phosphate-dependent enzyme, with amino-acid sequence MNVRNWHIETLLIHGGEWHNTTRAVVPPIWQTSTYKAPDDADAFAELARSPNPKEFYSRYGNPTSAQVQEILAQLEGAEAAVLTASGMGAISSAVLAVVKAGGHIVSQTSLYAGTLTLFRDVLPALGIETTFVEQTDAQAFEQAIRPNTQLLYVETPANPLMKLTDLQAVATIAKSKGIFTLCDNTFATPLVQQPLQWGIDAVVHSATKFLGGHSDLTAGVVCGSKAFIEAVWKKTVILGCALSAFDAWLLLRGLRTLSLRVRQANETAAKLAAYLHSHPKVACVYHPSLPSHPQHALACKQMQGFTAMLSFELRGRSEQERFRKAQAVIGAMKLATNAVSLGGVESLVVHPASMWSAQYTPEQLVAAGIPSGLVRVSVGLEHADDLLRDFAQALEQV; translated from the coding sequence ATGAACGTACGCAATTGGCACATTGAAACGCTGCTCATTCACGGTGGCGAGTGGCACAATACGACCCGTGCAGTCGTGCCACCAATTTGGCAGACTTCGACTTACAAAGCGCCTGACGATGCCGATGCTTTTGCAGAACTGGCACGCTCGCCGAACCCAAAAGAATTTTACTCACGCTACGGTAACCCGACCAGCGCACAGGTGCAAGAAATTTTAGCCCAACTGGAAGGGGCAGAAGCAGCTGTGCTGACAGCATCTGGAATGGGAGCAATCTCCTCCGCAGTTCTGGCGGTTGTCAAAGCAGGTGGGCATATTGTCTCGCAAACCTCTCTCTACGCAGGCACCCTGACGCTTTTTCGTGATGTATTGCCAGCACTGGGTATTGAGACCACCTTTGTGGAACAGACAGATGCACAAGCATTTGAACAAGCTATTCGTCCAAATACGCAACTTCTCTATGTAGAAACACCTGCGAATCCGCTAATGAAACTAACGGATTTGCAGGCAGTAGCTACGATCGCAAAATCAAAAGGCATTTTTACGCTGTGCGACAATACATTTGCAACGCCGCTGGTGCAGCAGCCTTTGCAATGGGGCATTGATGCAGTGGTGCATAGCGCTACAAAATTTTTAGGCGGACACTCCGACCTGACAGCAGGGGTGGTATGTGGCAGTAAAGCCTTCATAGAAGCAGTCTGGAAGAAGACTGTCATACTGGGCTGTGCACTCTCTGCATTTGATGCGTGGCTGTTGCTGCGAGGCTTGCGCACCCTCTCGCTACGTGTTCGCCAAGCTAACGAGACCGCTGCCAAGCTCGCTGCGTATCTGCATTCGCACCCGAAAGTTGCATGCGTCTATCATCCATCATTGCCCTCACATCCGCAGCATGCTCTGGCGTGCAAGCAAATGCAGGGCTTTACGGCGATGCTCAGCTTTGAGCTGAGAGGTCGCTCAGAACAGGAAAGGTTTCGAAAGGCACAAGCGGTAATTGGAGCGATGAAACTTGCAACGAATGCTGTAAGTTTGGGAGGCGTAGAGTCGTTAGTGGTGCACCCAGCAAGTATGTGGAGCGCACAGTATACGCCCGAACAGCTGGTCGCTGCAGGCATTCCCTCAGGACTGGTTCGCGTCTCAGTAGGTCTGGAGCACGCCGACGACCTTCTGCGTGACTTTGCACAGGCCTTAGAACAAGTTTAG
- the fabF gene encoding beta-ketoacyl-ACP synthase II, whose product MKPNRRRIAVTGIGVITPIGIGLQEFWDAMMAGKSGAGPITQYDASQTETKFACEVKGFDPHTYLDRKTVLRMDRYCQMGVSAAEMALADIRFESLNIDRTRVGVVFGTGIGGMITYDQQFRTFLQGGASRISPFFIPMMIPDIAAGHISIRHKLQGPNYATVSACATSLNAIIDAYMLIQMGYADMMICGGAEAVITPLAVAGFNAARALSTRNDDPEHASRPYDRDRDGFVMGEGAAALVLEAWELAEKRGAHIYAELAGVGMSADAYHLTAPHPEGTGAMLSMQRALEDAGIQPAQIEYINTHGTSTPLGDVAELLAIKKLFGEDIRGVSISSTKSMIGHLLGAAGAVESVACILALQHQCVPPTINIFNLDPAVDVDVTPNKPKPREINYVLNNGFGFGGHNCTVIFKKFTGK is encoded by the coding sequence ATGAAACCCAACCGCCGACGAATTGCAGTTACGGGTATCGGTGTCATTACGCCTATTGGAATCGGCCTGCAGGAATTCTGGGACGCAATGATGGCTGGTAAAAGTGGCGCCGGCCCTATCACGCAGTATGATGCGTCTCAGACTGAGACCAAATTTGCTTGCGAAGTCAAGGGTTTTGACCCACACACATACCTTGACCGCAAGACCGTGCTAAGAATGGATCGCTATTGCCAAATGGGGGTCTCTGCAGCAGAGATGGCGCTGGCTGACATCCGATTCGAGAGCTTAAACATTGACCGCACACGCGTAGGGGTAGTATTCGGCACTGGTATCGGCGGTATGATTACCTACGACCAGCAGTTTCGCACCTTTCTTCAAGGGGGGGCCAGCCGCATTAGTCCATTCTTCATCCCGATGATGATTCCCGACATTGCGGCAGGGCATATCTCCATTCGGCATAAGCTACAAGGCCCAAACTATGCGACGGTCTCGGCATGCGCAACCTCGCTCAATGCCATCATAGATGCCTATATGCTCATTCAAATGGGCTATGCGGATATGATGATTTGTGGTGGTGCTGAAGCCGTCATCACACCATTAGCTGTTGCAGGCTTTAACGCAGCACGAGCACTCTCGACCCGCAACGACGACCCTGAACATGCGTCGCGTCCATATGACCGAGATCGTGATGGATTTGTAATGGGTGAGGGGGCAGCGGCATTAGTCTTGGAGGCTTGGGAGCTGGCAGAGAAGCGTGGAGCACACATCTACGCCGAGCTGGCAGGTGTTGGAATGAGTGCCGATGCGTATCATCTTACCGCACCACATCCTGAGGGCACAGGCGCAATGCTCTCAATGCAGCGTGCACTGGAAGATGCGGGTATCCAACCAGCGCAGATTGAATACATCAACACGCACGGCACTTCCACGCCACTGGGTGATGTAGCTGAACTTTTAGCTATAAAAAAACTCTTCGGCGAGGATATCCGTGGTGTGAGCATTAGCTCTACCAAATCAATGATTGGCCATCTCTTGGGTGCAGCTGGCGCCGTAGAGTCAGTGGCATGCATCTTGGCACTGCAGCACCAGTGCGTGCCACCTACCATCAATATTTTCAACTTAGACCCAGCTGTCGATGTCGATGTAACGCCAAACAAACCGAAACCACGTGAGATTAACTACGTGCTCAACAACGGCTTTGGATTCGGTGGTCATAACTGCACGGTCATCTTTAAGAAATTCACAGGAAAGTAG
- a CDS encoding polyprenol monophosphomannose synthase, which translates to MPPVQDLAVGRTLVIVPTYNEAENISLLVRRVMGLEVPDLEMLVVDDNSPDGTAEVVRSLQKSYKRLHLIQREGKLGLGTAYVRGFKFALERGYDFIMEMDADLSHDPFMIPHFLVAIKDADLVIGSRYLGDVANVVNWPLSRLILSKGASLYTRIITGMPVQDPTGGFKCFRRCVLESLNLDEIHSGGYSFQIEMNFKAWAKGFRIKEIPIVFTDRTVGKSKMSRKIIFEAIYMVWVLKMRQLFGKL; encoded by the coding sequence TTGCCACCTGTGCAAGACCTTGCTGTCGGACGAACCTTAGTAATTGTGCCGACCTACAATGAAGCTGAAAACATTTCGCTCTTGGTTCGCCGTGTGATGGGTTTGGAAGTGCCTGACTTAGAAATGCTGGTTGTCGACGACAATTCGCCTGATGGCACCGCAGAGGTGGTGCGCTCACTTCAAAAGAGCTATAAGCGTTTGCATCTTATTCAGCGCGAAGGTAAGCTCGGTCTGGGCACAGCATATGTGCGGGGTTTCAAGTTTGCTCTCGAGCGTGGCTATGACTTCATCATGGAAATGGACGCAGACCTTTCACACGACCCCTTTATGATCCCGCACTTTTTGGTGGCTATTAAAGATGCAGACCTCGTCATTGGCTCACGCTATTTGGGCGATGTGGCCAATGTGGTCAACTGGCCGCTCTCTCGACTGATTCTCTCAAAAGGCGCAAGCCTCTACACTCGCATTATTACAGGAATGCCAGTGCAGGACCCGACAGGCGGCTTTAAGTGTTTTCGACGCTGCGTGCTGGAGTCGCTGAACCTTGATGAAATTCACTCAGGTGGGTATTCCTTCCAGATAGAGATGAACTTTAAGGCATGGGCAAAAGGCTTCAGGATTAAAGAAATTCCGATTGTCTTTACAGACCGCACCGTCGGTAAGTCCAAAATGTCGCGCAAAATTATCTTTGAGGCTATCTATATGGTTTGGGTGCTAAAGATGCGTCAGCTCTTTGGCAAGCTGTAA
- the fabD gene encoding ACP S-malonyltransferase produces MTALVFPGQGSQYVGMAKSLCERYPECAELAEEANQILGYSLTDIMFDGDESLLRQTRHTQPAIFLHSYLLFRFLEGYDVAMTAGHSLGEYTALCYAGALSFEDALRLVAKRGELMQQAGERIPGTMAAVIGLPEKKLLTVLEQASAHGIIQAANFNSPGQVVLSGEVPAIKAAIQIAKASGAKLAKELSVSGAFHSPLMKPAKEELARALNEVEIRDARIPVCMNVDATLTTNADEIREKLIRQLTNSVLWEQSIKEMIAHGVTEFIEVGPQRVLQGLIKRIEPAVSVYGIDTLQDVEKLCELSGVERAA; encoded by the coding sequence ATGACTGCTCTTGTTTTTCCAGGACAAGGCTCACAGTATGTGGGCATGGCAAAGTCACTCTGTGAGCGCTATCCAGAGTGCGCCGAGCTGGCTGAAGAAGCCAATCAGATACTCGGCTATTCCCTCACAGACATTATGTTCGATGGCGATGAAAGTTTGCTCCGCCAAACCCGCCACACGCAACCCGCCATCTTTCTCCACAGCTATCTGCTCTTTCGGTTTCTTGAAGGCTACGATGTTGCAATGACAGCTGGACATAGCCTCGGGGAATACACGGCACTTTGCTATGCCGGAGCCCTGTCATTTGAAGATGCGCTACGCTTGGTGGCAAAGCGCGGTGAACTGATGCAACAAGCAGGGGAACGCATACCCGGGACAATGGCAGCAGTCATCGGGCTTCCAGAAAAGAAGTTACTGACGGTGCTAGAACAAGCCTCGGCACACGGTATCATTCAAGCAGCCAATTTTAATTCGCCCGGTCAGGTTGTGCTTTCGGGTGAGGTGCCAGCGATCAAAGCGGCTATCCAAATTGCCAAAGCCAGCGGTGCGAAATTAGCCAAAGAACTAAGCGTGTCAGGTGCATTTCACTCGCCGCTAATGAAGCCAGCCAAAGAGGAATTGGCGCGCGCCCTGAACGAGGTAGAAATTCGTGATGCACGCATTCCGGTTTGTATGAATGTCGATGCCACGCTAACCACAAATGCTGACGAAATTCGCGAAAAGCTCATTCGACAGCTGACCAACTCTGTGCTCTGGGAGCAATCAATCAAGGAGATGATTGCACACGGCGTAACCGAGTTTATTGAGGTCGGACCGCAGCGTGTCTTGCAAGGTCTAATTAAACGCATTGAACCCGCAGTGAGTGTCTATGGTATTGACACGCTGCAAGATGTTGAAAAGCTCTGCGAGCTCTCTGGTGTGGAGCGAGCGGCATAA
- the rnc gene encoding ribonuclease III: MWRWKFLEKLFAHKPPAPPAASTPTDDPELAALRPRLEALTQYPIKNLNLFKVALTHRSAIDFSDRTTFVSNERLEFLGDAVLDLVAAEYLYNAYPDLDEGKLTKLRSLVVNAKTLASYARALSLGALLIISESAEMMKVRESDTALSDAFEALIGAIYLDGGYERAQAFLRTHILDKTNFDELLRKEQNYKSVLLEYAQAQRLPLPVYVVMSEDGPSHNKTFTVAVKLGEEILGQGTGKSKKEAEQRAAKEAACKLNLQAETHSVSLER; this comes from the coding sequence ATGTGGCGATGGAAATTTCTCGAAAAGCTTTTTGCGCATAAGCCACCTGCTCCACCCGCTGCTTCCACTCCAACCGATGACCCAGAATTAGCTGCACTGCGCCCTCGCCTTGAAGCCCTCACGCAGTATCCGATTAAAAATCTCAATTTGTTTAAGGTAGCACTGACACACCGCTCCGCAATTGACTTTTCAGACCGCACAACCTTTGTGTCTAATGAGCGGCTGGAGTTTTTGGGTGATGCGGTGCTCGATTTAGTGGCAGCAGAATACCTCTACAATGCTTACCCAGACCTCGACGAGGGGAAGCTCACCAAGCTGCGCTCGCTGGTCGTAAATGCCAAAACGCTGGCAAGCTATGCGCGTGCCCTCTCTTTAGGTGCTCTGCTAATTATCAGCGAATCGGCTGAAATGATGAAGGTTCGGGAGAGCGACACGGCACTATCCGATGCCTTTGAAGCCCTGATTGGAGCAATATACCTTGACGGAGGCTATGAGCGGGCACAAGCCTTCTTGCGCACTCACATTCTTGACAAAACCAACTTTGACGAACTGCTTCGCAAAGAGCAGAACTACAAAAGCGTGCTTTTGGAGTATGCGCAAGCACAGCGGCTGCCGTTGCCAGTCTATGTCGTGATGAGTGAAGATGGTCCTTCACACAACAAGACTTTCACCGTAGCAGTTAAACTCGGTGAGGAGATTTTGGGACAAGGCACAGGTAAAAGCAAGAAAGAAGCAGAACAGCGTGCAGCAAAGGAGGCAGCCTGTAAGCTCAATTTGCAAGCAGAAACCCACTCAGTTTCTCTGGAGCGGTAG
- a CDS encoding ketoacyl-ACP synthase III has product MKAAITATAKYLPPDVLTNHDFEKMLDTSDEWIRTRTGICERRILRDKTKATAFMCAETAKEILRKRQLDAAEIDLIVVATISPDMFFPSTACLVQDMIGAKRAWGFDLSAACSGFLYALVVGAQFIETGMHKKVLVLGGDKMSSIVDYTDRNTAVLFGDGAGGVLLEPARDGYGILDARLYADGTAGKDHLYMPGGGSLNPPTHETVAKKMHYVVQDGRTVFKSAVIGMAEVAVEMMQRNRLGSEDVDYLVPHQANLRIITATAERMGIGMEKVMVNIDRYGNTTAGTLPICLAELDEQKKLRDGANLILVSYGAGYTWGGVYVRWQL; this is encoded by the coding sequence ATGAAAGCTGCAATCACTGCAACGGCAAAGTATTTGCCGCCCGATGTGCTCACAAACCACGATTTCGAGAAAATGCTCGACACCAGCGACGAGTGGATTCGCACACGGACGGGTATTTGTGAGCGGCGCATTCTAAGGGACAAGACCAAAGCAACTGCCTTTATGTGCGCCGAAACCGCAAAGGAGATTTTGAGAAAGCGCCAGCTCGATGCAGCCGAAATAGACTTGATTGTAGTGGCCACAATTTCGCCTGATATGTTCTTCCCTTCTACTGCCTGCCTTGTACAGGATATGATTGGCGCAAAACGAGCGTGGGGGTTCGACCTCTCTGCTGCATGCTCAGGCTTCCTGTATGCCCTTGTGGTGGGTGCACAGTTTATTGAAACGGGTATGCACAAAAAGGTCTTGGTCTTGGGCGGCGATAAAATGTCATCAATCGTGGATTACACCGACCGTAACACTGCCGTTCTATTTGGCGATGGTGCAGGGGGGGTGTTGCTTGAGCCAGCCAGAGATGGCTACGGCATTTTGGATGCGAGGCTTTATGCCGATGGCACCGCTGGCAAAGATCACCTCTATATGCCTGGCGGCGGCAGCCTTAACCCGCCAACCCACGAGACAGTGGCAAAGAAAATGCACTACGTCGTGCAGGATGGCAGAACGGTCTTCAAGTCGGCAGTAATTGGAATGGCAGAGGTTGCCGTCGAGATGATGCAGCGTAACCGCTTGGGTAGCGAGGACGTGGACTATCTTGTGCCGCATCAAGCCAATTTACGCATCATCACAGCGACGGCGGAGCGGATGGGAATCGGAATGGAAAAAGTCATGGTCAACATTGACCGATACGGCAATACAACCGCAGGCACACTGCCCATCTGCCTTGCGGAGCTGGACGAGCAGAAAAAGCTAAGAGACGGTGCGAACCTCATTTTGGTGAGCTACGGTGCGGGTTACACTTGGGGAGGCGTGTATGTCAGGTGGCAGTTGTGA
- a CDS encoding acyl carrier protein → MTVDEVREKVYNIIVSKMGVSRDQIRDDAKFTDDLGADSLDNVELVMEFENQFGIQIPDEDAQNISTVKNAIDYIMQKKK, encoded by the coding sequence ATGACCGTCGATGAAGTAAGAGAGAAAGTCTATAACATCATCGTGTCAAAAATGGGCGTCAGCCGTGACCAGATTCGAGACGATGCTAAGTTTACAGACGACCTGGGCGCCGACTCGCTGGATAATGTCGAGCTGGTTATGGAGTTTGAAAACCAATTCGGCATTCAGATTCCAGACGAAGATGCCCAGAATATCTCGACTGTCAAGAATGCGATTGACTACATTATGCAGAAGAAAAAGTAG
- a CDS encoding TRAP transporter substrate-binding protein: MRLALPIGIICIFLFASCGGNPQSGSSGGAAATATQVYRWKLVTSWAPKFPVLGEGAERLAQYIDSASNGRLKIQVYGAGELVPGLEVFNAVSQGTAEMGHSAAYYWVGKVPAAPLFASIPFGLNAQQFNAWYYWGGGKELWEEAYAPHGVIPFLCGNTGVQMAGWFNKEIKSVADLKGLKMRIPGWGGKVIAKAGGSSVTLAANEIYTSLERGVVDAAEWIGPYHDYKLGLHKAAKYYYYPGWHEPGTAFELIVNKKAFDALPADLKQIIRDAAAHSNISILSEFEAKNNLYLQKLISEEKVQLRELPKEVLQELKRLAKEVAEEETAKDPLAKRAYESMMAFKKNILEWNKKSEDAIRPYLDLP; encoded by the coding sequence ATGAGACTTGCGCTTCCTATCGGTATCATTTGCATTTTTCTCTTTGCATCATGCGGTGGCAACCCCCAATCAGGTAGCTCAGGCGGTGCAGCAGCGACGGCTACGCAAGTCTACAGGTGGAAACTGGTCACATCGTGGGCGCCTAAGTTTCCCGTGCTGGGTGAAGGCGCAGAACGACTGGCTCAGTATATCGATAGCGCCTCTAACGGTCGCCTTAAAATTCAAGTCTATGGTGCAGGAGAGTTGGTGCCCGGCTTAGAAGTCTTCAATGCAGTCAGTCAAGGCACAGCCGAGATGGGACACAGTGCGGCATATTATTGGGTTGGCAAAGTGCCAGCTGCACCACTCTTTGCGTCTATCCCCTTCGGTCTCAATGCACAGCAGTTTAATGCATGGTACTACTGGGGCGGCGGCAAAGAACTCTGGGAGGAAGCATATGCGCCGCACGGGGTCATACCGTTTCTCTGTGGCAATACAGGGGTGCAAATGGCTGGCTGGTTCAATAAAGAAATTAAGTCTGTAGCTGACCTCAAGGGGCTTAAAATGCGCATTCCCGGTTGGGGTGGCAAAGTTATTGCCAAAGCTGGCGGCTCATCAGTTACTTTGGCAGCGAATGAAATCTACACCAGCTTAGAACGTGGCGTAGTTGATGCTGCAGAGTGGATCGGCCCCTATCACGATTACAAGCTGGGGCTTCACAAAGCCGCAAAGTATTACTATTATCCCGGCTGGCATGAACCTGGCACAGCCTTCGAGCTAATTGTCAACAAAAAAGCGTTTGATGCCTTGCCCGCCGACCTTAAGCAAATTATTCGTGATGCTGCAGCTCACAGCAACATCAGCATTCTCTCTGAATTTGAAGCGAAGAATAATCTTTACCTGCAAAAACTTATCAGTGAAGAAAAGGTGCAACTGAGAGAGTTGCCAAAAGAGGTGTTGCAGGAGCTTAAGCGCTTAGCCAAAGAAGTTGCCGAAGAAGAGACTGCCAAAGATCCGCTGGCAAAGCGCGCCTACGAAAGTATGATGGCATTCAAGAAAAACATCTTGGAGTGGAACAAAAAATCTGAAGATGCTATTCGTCCATACTTAGACTTGCCATAA
- the fabG gene encoding 3-oxoacyl-[acyl-carrier-protein] reductase, which translates to MEISLSGQVALVTGGTRGIGRAICLRLAEAGAAIAFTYKSSVDKAESLKAELMEMGRPALAIQASAESYQAAEEAVLQTQQTLGGLHILVNNAGITRDTLLMRMSETQWDEVIASNLKSVFNYTKAALRPMLAQRSGRIVSITSVVGLTGNAGQANYAASKAGIIGFTKAVAKEIASRNVLVNAVAPGFIDTEMTGALSEEQRKSMEAAIPMKRTGSAKEVADVVLFLCSPLASYITGETLRVDGGLAM; encoded by the coding sequence ATGGAAATTTCACTAAGCGGGCAAGTTGCACTGGTTACGGGCGGCACACGCGGTATCGGCAGGGCAATTTGCCTGCGCCTTGCTGAGGCAGGCGCAGCTATCGCTTTTACCTACAAGTCGTCGGTCGATAAAGCCGAATCGCTCAAGGCTGAACTGATGGAGATGGGGCGCCCAGCCCTTGCAATTCAAGCCAGTGCAGAAAGTTATCAAGCGGCAGAGGAGGCAGTCTTGCAAACCCAGCAAACCTTAGGCGGCTTGCATATTCTGGTCAATAATGCAGGTATCACACGAGATACGCTCCTGATGCGAATGAGCGAGACACAATGGGACGAGGTGATTGCAAGTAACCTTAAAAGCGTCTTTAACTACACAAAGGCTGCTCTCAGACCCATGCTAGCGCAACGCAGTGGGCGCATTGTGAGCATCACATCGGTTGTGGGGCTAACGGGCAATGCAGGACAAGCCAATTATGCTGCATCGAAGGCAGGAATTATCGGCTTTACGAAAGCGGTCGCTAAGGAAATTGCATCGCGTAATGTGTTGGTAAATGCCGTAGCGCCCGGATTCATTGACACTGAAATGACAGGTGCACTCTCTGAAGAGCAGCGCAAAAGCATGGAGGCGGCAATTCCAATGAAGCGCACAGGGTCTGCAAAAGAAGTAGCCGATGTGGTGCTGTTTCTCTGCAGCCCACTAGCAAGTTACATTACTGGGGAGACGCTGCGTGTCGATGGAGGACTGGCAATGTGA
- a CDS encoding TRAP transporter large permease subunit produces MSSELLTLLLFLLLFAGLLLGFPVAFTLGGLSVIFGLFAFGFDFFNLLPLRIYGIMNNYVLIAVPLFVFMGSMLEKSGIAERLLDTMALIMGRLRGGLALSVVIVGAMLGATTGVVGATVTTMGLLSLPTMLRRGFSKSLATGTIAAAGTLGQLVPPSVVMVLLGSVMNVSVGDLFAAALIPSGLLVGGYLLYIIFLAYLRPQEAPSVDAAELKEFWSEGIVRRIVRALVLPFLLVLAVLGSIYAGIATPTEAAAVGAAVSMVLTAIEGKLNWQVVLETCKQTTFLTSMVFIILVGATAFGLVFRGIGGDSVMVSLIERSNLSPMLFLALVLAGIFLAGCFIDFIEIIFIFVPVITPLLVKYEMNLVWVAILITVMLQTSFLTPPFGFTLFYLKGVAPASVQTADIYRGVVPFIIIQIIVVAVILAVPELGSFVPKSTRAALP; encoded by the coding sequence ATGTCAAGCGAGCTACTCACACTGCTACTGTTTCTCCTGCTTTTTGCGGGTCTGCTTTTGGGTTTTCCTGTTGCTTTTACGCTGGGCGGGCTATCGGTGATATTCGGGCTGTTTGCATTTGGCTTTGACTTTTTCAACCTCCTGCCGCTGCGGATTTACGGGATTATGAACAACTATGTGCTCATTGCCGTGCCACTTTTCGTCTTTATGGGCAGTATGCTGGAAAAATCTGGCATTGCAGAGCGACTGCTCGACACGATGGCGCTTATAATGGGTCGACTACGCGGCGGCTTGGCGCTGTCGGTGGTGATTGTTGGCGCAATGTTGGGCGCAACCACAGGGGTTGTCGGCGCAACGGTTACGACAATGGGGCTACTTAGTCTGCCAACCATGCTCAGGCGAGGATTCAGCAAGAGCTTGGCTACTGGCACAATTGCTGCAGCTGGCACACTGGGACAGTTGGTGCCACCCAGCGTGGTCATGGTCTTGCTTGGGAGCGTGATGAATGTCTCTGTTGGCGACCTTTTTGCAGCTGCCTTGATTCCAAGCGGGTTGCTGGTCGGCGGGTATCTGCTGTACATTATCTTTCTTGCCTATCTCAGGCCCCAAGAAGCACCCTCGGTTGATGCCGCAGAACTTAAAGAGTTTTGGAGTGAGGGTATTGTGCGGCGCATTGTGCGTGCGCTTGTGCTGCCTTTTCTTTTGGTATTAGCGGTGCTTGGCTCAATCTATGCAGGGATTGCGACCCCGACTGAAGCAGCAGCCGTTGGCGCAGCCGTCTCTATGGTGCTTACCGCAATTGAAGGCAAACTCAATTGGCAAGTCGTGTTGGAAACTTGCAAGCAGACCACTTTTTTGACCTCAATGGTCTTCATCATCTTGGTCGGTGCCACTGCATTTGGGCTTGTGTTTCGCGGCATCGGAGGTGATTCAGTGATGGTCAGCCTCATTGAAAGGTCAAACCTTAGCCCAATGCTCTTCCTTGCCCTTGTGTTAGCGGGAATCTTTCTGGCTGGCTGCTTCATTGACTTTATTGAAATCATCTTCATTTTCGTGCCTGTCATCACACCGCTGCTGGTCAAGTATGAAATGAACCTTGTTTGGGTTGCCATTCTCATCACGGTGATGCTGCAGACATCGTTCCTGACACCCCCGTTTGGCTTTACGCTCTTCTACCTTAAAGGCGTAGCGCCAGCCAGTGTGCAAACTGCCGATATCTATCGCGGCGTTGTGCCTTTCATCATTATTCAAATCATCGTAGTCGCTGTGATTCTTGCTGTGCCAGAGCTGGGCTCATTTGTGCCCAAATCTACGCGGGCTGCTCTGCCTTGA